A window of the Thunnus albacares chromosome 15, fThuAlb1.1, whole genome shotgun sequence genome harbors these coding sequences:
- the LOC122998776 gene encoding tripartite motif-containing protein 16-like, translated as MEQKGVQLDRETISCSICLDLLKDPVTIPCGHSYCMSCIESFWDGEDQRKIYSCPQCRQAFTPRPVLVKNTMLADLVEQLQKTGLQAAPADHCYAGPEDVACDFCTGRKLKAFKSCLQCLASYCENHLQPHFESTTFKKHKLVDPSEKLQENICSRHDEVMKMFCRTDQQSICYLCPVDEHKGHETVSAAAERTERQRELEVSRQNIQQRIQDREKDVKLLQQEAEAVSRSADKAVEDSEKIFAELISLLQKRSSDVKQQIRSQQETEVSRVKELQEKLKQEITELKRKDAELKKLSHTEDHNQFLHNYPSLLQLSASTDSSSINIRPLRYFEDVTAAVSELRDQLQDILREKWTNISLTGTDVDFLLPEPEPKTRAGFLRYSHEITLDPNTAHTQLLLSDGNRKAELASQIHSYSSHPDRFTGCCQVLSRESLTGRCYWEVEWRGEAVYVAVAYKNISRDGLDCVFGFNDKSWMLICDTDSYTFWFNSILTPVSGPVSSRVGVYLDHRAGILSFYSVSETMTLLHRVQTTFTQPLYAGLYLYNDGTTAELCKLK; from the coding sequence atggagcagaaaggagttcagctggaccgagaaacaatcagctgttcgatctgtctggatctactgaaggatccggtgactattccctgtggacacagctactgcatgagctgtattgAAAGCTTCTGGGATGGAGAGGATCAGAGGAAGATCTACAGCTGTCCTCAGTGCAGACAGgccttcacaccgaggcctgtcctggtgaaaaacaccatgttagcagatttagtggagcagctgcagaagactggactccaagctgctcctgctgatcactgctatgctggacctgaagatgtggcctgtgatttctgcactgggaggaagctgaaagccttCAAGTCCTGTCTGCAGTGTCTggcctcttactgtgagaatCACCTTCAGCCTCACTTTGAGtcaactacatttaaaaaacacaagctggtcgacccctcggagaagctccaggagaacatctgctctcgtcatgatgaggtgatgaagatgttctgtcgtactgatcagcagagtatctgttatctctgccctgtggatgaacataaaggccacgaaacagtctcagctgcagcagaaaggactgagaggcagagagagctcgaggtgagtcgacaaaacatccagcagagaatccaggacagagagaaagatgtgaagcttctTCAACAGGAGGCGGAGgccgtcagtcgctctgctgataaagcggtggaggacagtgagaagatcttcgCTGAGCTGATCAGTCTcctccagaaaagaagctctgatgtgaagcagcagatcagatcccagcaggaaactgaagtgagtcgagtcaaagagcttcaggagaagctgaagcaggagatcactgagctgaagaggaaagacgctgaactaaagaagctctcacacacagaggatcacaaccagtttctacacaactacccctcactgttacaactcagtgcatctacagactcatccagcatcaatatacgtcctctgagatactttgaggatgtgacagcagctgtgtcagagctcagagatcaactacaggacattctgagggagaaatggacaaacatctcactgacagggACTGACGTGGACTTTTTACTGccagaaccagaacccaagaccagagctggatTCTTAAGATATTCACATGAAATCactctggatccaaacacagcacacacacagctgttattatctgatgggaacagaaaagcagaactAGCGAGTCAAATACACTCATATtctagtcacccagacagattcactggatgttgtcaggtcctgagtagagagagtctgactggacgttgttactgggaggtggagtggagaggggaAGCAGTTtatgtagcagtcgcatacaagaatatcagcagagacGGACTTGACTGTGTATTTGGATTCAATGACAAATCTTGGATGTTAATTTGTGACACTGACAGTTATACATTTTGGTTCAACAGTATCTTAACTCCCGTCTCAGGTCCTgtttcctccagagtaggagtgtacctggatcacagagcaggtattctgtccttctacagcgtctctgaaaccatgactctcctccacagagtccagaccacattcactcagcctctctatgctggactttaTCTTTATAATGATGGAACCACAGCTGAGttgtgtaaactcaaatag
- the LOC122998773 gene encoding tripartite motif-containing protein 16-like gives MEQKGVQLDRETISCSICLDLLKDPVTIPCGHSYCMSCIKSFWYGEDQRKIYSCPQCRQTCTPRPVLVKNTMLADLVEQLKKTGLQAAPADHCYAGPEDVACDVCTGRKLKALKSCLTCSASYCENHLQPHYDAAPLKKHKLVDPSEKLQENICSRHDEVMKIFCRTDQQSICYLCSVDEHKGHDTVSAAAERTERQRELEVSRQHIQQRIQDREKDVKLLQHEVEAVSRSADKAVEDSEKIFAELISLIQKRSSDVKQQIRSQQETEVSRVKELQEKLEQEITELKRKDAELKKLSHTEDHNQFLLNYPSLSQLSASTDSSSINIRPLRYFEDVTAAVSELRDQLQDILREKWTNISLTGTDVDVLLPEPEPEPKTRAGFLRYSREITLDPNTANTLLLLSEGNRKAERTSQRQSYSRHPDRFTGWCQVMSRESLTGRCYWEVEWRGKGVYVAVAYKNISRAGTSYECRFGFNDKSWMLICDTNSSTFWFNSILTRVSGPVSSRVGVYLDHRAGILSFYSVSETMTLLHRVQTTFTQPLYAGLCLYNDGTTAELCKLK, from the coding sequence atggagcagaaaggagttcagctggaccgagaaacaatcagctgttcgatctgtctggatctactgaaggatccggtgactattccctgtggacacagctactgcatgagctgtattaaaagCTTCTGGTATGGAGAGGATCAGAGAaagatctacagctgccctcagtgcagacagacctgcacaccgaggcctgtcctggtgaaaaacaccatgttagcagatttagtggagcagctgaagaagactggactccaagctgctcctgctgatcactgctatgctggacctgaagatgtggcctgtgatgtctgcactgggaggaagctgaaagccctcaagtcctgCTTGACTTGTTCggcctcttactgtgagaatCACCTCCAGCCTCATTATGATGCAGctccattaaagaaacacaagctggtcgacccctcagagaagctccaggagaacatctgctctcgtcatgatgaggtgatgaagatattctgccgtactgatcagcagagtatctgttatctctgctctgtggatgaacataaaggccacgacacagtctcagctgcagcagaaaggactgagaggcagagagagctcgaggtgagtcgacaacacatccagcagagaatccaggacagagagaaagatgtgaagctgcttcaacatgaggtggaggccgtcagtcgctctgctgataaagcagtggaggacagtgagaagatcttcgCTGAGCTGATcagtctcatccagaaaagaagctctgatgtgaagcagcagatcagatcccagcaggaaactgaagtgagtcgagtcaaagagcttcaggagaagctggagcaggagatcactgagctgaagaggaaagacgctgaactgaagaagctctcacacacagaggatcacaaccagtttctactcaactacccctcactgtcacaactcagtgcatctacagactcatccagcatcaatatccgtcctctgagatactttgaggatgtgacagcagctgtgtcagagctcagagatcaactacaggacatcctgagggagaaatggacaaacatctcactgacagggACTGACGTGGACGTTTTACtgccagaaccagaaccagaacccaagaccagagctggatTCTTAAGATATTCACGTGAAATCactctggatccaaacacagcaaacacactgctgttattatctgaggggaacagaaaagcagaacgAACGAGTCAACGACAGTCTTATTCtcgtcacccagacagattcactggaTGGTGTCAGGTcatgagtagagagagtctgactggacgttgttactgggaggtggagtggagagggaAAGGAGTTtatgtagcagtcgcatacaagaatatcagcagagcaggaacCTCGTATGAATGTAGATTTGGATTCAATGACAAATCTTGGATGTTAATTTGTGACACTAACAGTTCTACATTTTGGTTCAACAGTATCTTAACTCGCGTCTCAGGTCCTgtttcctccagagtaggagtgtacctggatcacagagcaggtattctgtccttctacagcgtctctgaaaccatgactctcctccacagagtccagaccacattcactcagcctctctatgctggactttgTCTTTATAATGATGGAACCACAGCTGAGttgtgtaaactcaaatag
- the LOC122998897 gene encoding stonustoxin subunit beta-like has product MSKMAVNAKVAAEKKDRSIPSYNREWYLQYWVDLTLDPDTAYSKLKLSEKNKKVELTDVTQTHDESPKRFRYVPQVLCKEGLTTGRSYWEIDWVGAKGAGIAVSYDTIRRDTADDECRFGCNPQSWRFQDGVQRDFLYNDWKTPIFSCYNIIGVYLDVEAGTLQYYGVTPDREEMVLLYEAPQFKPSAPLYPGFWLCEGTKLTICPKQQCKKSQRT; this is encoded by the exons ATGAGCAAAATGGCTGTTAATGCAAAG GTGGcagcagaaaagaaagacaggtCCATCCCTTCCTATAACAGAGAGTGGTACCTACAAT ATTGGGTAGATCTGACTCTGGACCCTGACACAGCTTACTCCAAACTCAAGCTGTctgagaagaacaaaaaagtgGAGCTGACCGATGTTACCCAAACCCATGATGAGAGCCCCAAAAGATTCCGCTATGTACCCCAGGTGCTGTGTAAAGAGGGTCTGACTACTGGGAGGAGCTACTGGGAGATAGACTGGGTTGGGGCTAAGGGGGCTGGAATTGCAGTCTCCTATGACACAATCCGCAGGGACACTGCTGATGATGAGTGTAGATTTGGATGCAACCCTCAATCCTGGAGGTTTCAGGATGGTGTGCAGCGTGATTTCTTGTACAATGATTGGAAGACCCCCATCTTCTCCTGCTACAACATAATAGGAGTGTACCTAGATGTTGAGGCAGGTACCCTGCAGTACTACGGTGTCACCCCTGATAGGGAGGAGATGGTCCTCCTGTATGAGGCACCACAATTTAAGCCCAGTGCTCCTCTTTATCCAGGGTTTTGGTTGTGTGAAGGGACCAAGCTGACGATCTGCCCTAAACAGCAGTGCAAGAAGTCCCAGAGGACCTGA